In the Populus trichocarpa isolate Nisqually-1 chromosome 1, P.trichocarpa_v4.1, whole genome shotgun sequence genome, one interval contains:
- the LOC18094493 gene encoding pentatricopeptide repeat-containing protein At5g13270, chloroplastic, translated as MQRQPAWLLALNKSSSHNYIVKKFEIPANSLSSMNAHYCFAVSSLNPSPVIIAHDKIPQSIKAAANFSQIPSWVSLKSTPSSLQTQENINKAQIESIHLISLSKQGKLKEAREFLKQMEDAGISVSPRSYKCLFEACGKIKSLLDGRLFHEQMQRTVKNPPEFLENSVLKMYCECGSLADARKVFDEMRERNLVSWNTIISAYAENGVFDKGFCMFSNMLELETKPNGSTYIGFLRSLLNPSGLEIGKQIHSHAIRSGLGSNASVNTAISNMYVKCGWLEGAELVFEKMSEKNAVAWTGIMVGYTQAERQMDALALFAKMVNEGVELDEYVFSIVLKACAGLEELNFGRQIHGHIVKLGLESEVSVGTPLVDFYVKCSNLESATKAFEWISEPNDVSWSALITGYCQMGEFEEALKTFESLRTRSVDINSFTYTSIFQACSALADFNSGAQAHADAIKSSLVAYQHGESAMITMYSRCGRLDYATRVFESIDDPDAVAWTAIIAGYAYQGNAPEALKLFRRMQDCGVRPNAVTFIAVLTACSHSGLVIEGRQYLESMSSNYGVATTIDHYDCMVDIYSRAGFLQEALELIRSMPFSPDAMSWKCLLGGCWTYRNLEIGELAAENLFQLDPEDTAGYILMFNLYASFGKWKEAANVRKMMAERNLRKELSCSWITVKGKVHRFIVGDKHHPQTEEIYSKLEALNDSVIKEETGLLTEEDVSNSLPERKEQLLVHSERLALAFGLISTPSSAPVVVFKNLRACKDCHDFGKQVSLITGREIVVRDSFRFHHFKLGECSCNDYW; from the coding sequence ATGCAAAGACAACCTGCCTGGCTCTTAGCACTGAACAAGAGTTCGTCGCATaattatattgtaaaaaaattcgAAATTCCTGCAAATTCCCTGTCTTCAATGAATGCCCACTACTGTTTTGCTGTGTCATCTCTCAATCCATCGCCAGTAATAATAGCTCATGACAAGATTCCACAATCCATAAAAGCTGCAGCAAACTTTTCTCAAATACCTTCATGGGTCTCATTAAAATCAACTCCTTCTTCACTCCAAACCcaagaaaatattaacaaaGCCCAAATTGAGAGTATCCACTTGATTTCTCTATCTAAACAAGGGAAGCTCAAGGAAGCTCGTGAATTTCTCAAACAAATGGAGGACGCTGGTATTTCTGTTAGCCCTCGTTCTTATAAATGCTTGTTTGAAGCGTGTGGAAAGATTAAATCTTTATTGGATGGGAGATTGTTTCATGAACAAATGCAAAGAACAGTGAAAAACCCACCTGAGTTTCTTGAGAATTCAGTGCTTAAGATGTATTGCGAGTGTGGAAGTTTAGCTGATGCTCGTaaggtgtttgatgaaatgcgtGAAAGGAATTTGGTTTCTTGGAATACAATTATATCAGCTTATGCAGAAAATGGTGTTTTTGATAAAGGTTTTTGCATGTTTTCGAATATGCTTGAATTGGAAACTAAACCGAATGGGTCCACTTATATTGGGTTTCTACGGTCCTTGTTAAATCCTTCCGGTTTAGAGATTGGTAAACAGATACATTCTCATGCCATAAGAAGTGGGTTAGGCAGTAATGCTTCAGTTAACACAGCAATCAGCAATATGTACGTGAAATGTGGTTGGTTAGAGGGAGCCGAGCTTGTTTTTGAGAAAATGAGTGAAAAGAATGCAGTAGCTTGGACTGGAATAATGGTGGGGTACACTCAAGCTGAGAGGCAAATGGATGCTTTGGCTTTGTTTGCCAAGATGGTCAATGAAGGTGTTGAATTGGATGAGTATGTATTCTCAATTGTTCTCAAAGCATGTGCTGGTTTAGAGGAGTTGAATTTTGGGAGGCAAATTCATGGTCATATTGTTAAACTTGGGTTGGAATCTGAAGTTTCTGTGGGAACTCCGCTTGTGGACTTTTATGTTAAATGTTCAAATTTGGAATCTGCGACTAAAGCATTTGAATGGATCAGTGAACCAAATGATGTTTCTTGGAGTGCTTTGATAACAGGTTATTGCCAAATGGGTGAATTTGAGGAAGCTCTCAAAACTTTTGAATCATTGAGGACCAGAAGTGTGGATATAAATTCGTTCACATATACAAGCATTTTCCAAGCATGCTCTGCACTTGCAGATTTCAACAGTGGTGCCCAAGCTCATGCAGATGCAATAAAAAGCAGTCTGGTTGCATATCAACATGGAGAGAGTGCAATGATTACCATGTATTCAAGATGTGGCAGATTAGATTATGCCACTCGAGTCTTTGAATCAATAGATGACCCTGATGCAGTGGCTTGGACTGCTATAATTGCTGGTTATGCTTATCAGGGTAATGCTCCTGAAGCTCTAAAGCTTTTCAGAAGGATGCAGGATTGTGGTGTGAGACCAAATGCAGTTACATTTATTGCAGTTTTAACTGCTTGTAGTCATTCGGGTTTGGTCATAGAGGGCAGACAGTATTTGGAGTCGATGAGTAGCAATTATGGGGTTGCCACAACTATTGATCATTATGATTGTATGGTTGATATATATTCCCGAGCTGGTTTTCTGCAGGAAGCACTTGAACTAATAAGGAGTATGCCATTTTCACCAGATGCAATGAGTTGGAAATGTTTGCTGGGTGGGTGCTGGACCTATAGGAATCTTGAGATTGGGGAACTTGCAGCTGAAAACCTCTTTCAGCTGGACCCAGAGGATACTGCAGGTTATATTCTCATGTTTAATCTGTATGCTTCATTTGGGAAATGGAAAGAAGCAGCTAATGTTAGAAAGATGATGGCAGAAAGAAATTTGAGGAAGGAGCTTAGCTGCAGCTGGATTACTGTCAAGGGTAAAGTGCACCGGTTTATAGTAGGTGATAAGCACCACCCTCAGACCGAAGAGATCTATTCAAAGTTGGAAGCATTGAATGATTCTGttataaaagaagaaactgGCCTTTTAACAGAAGAAGATGTATCAAATAGTTTGCCAGAGAGGAAAGAACAGCTTCTTGTCCATAGTGAGAGACTTGCATTGGCATTTGGGCTCATATCTACACCAAGTAGTGCTCCTGTTGTTGTTTTCAAGAACCTCAGGGCTTGCAAGGACTGCCATGATTTTGGCAAACAGGTATCCTTGATCACTGGACGTGAAATCGTTGTTAGAGATTCTTTCAGATTCCATCACTTCAAGTTAGGGGAATGCTCTTGCAATGACTATTGGTGA